The Stieleria maiorica genome includes the window ACGTTCACCCTGATCGGGCTGTCACACTATCTGGACACCGACAGCCGATGGGTTGCCGCCGACGGCACCCGCTGGGACTTCGAGCGGCTGATCGAAGAGGAACTTAAACAACCGATCGTCGGCAGCGCTTGCGGCGGGACCCACCGACTGATGGGATACTCCCACGCCCTTCGCAAACGTCGCGCCGAAGGCAAGCCGATCACGGGGCAGTGGAAGCGTGCGGAGATCTTCACCGAGGACTTCATCGATTACGCCTACTCGCTGCAAAACCGCGACGGATCGATGAGCACGAATTGGTTGGAAGGCCGTGCGGACAACGGAAACGTCGATCGAAAGATTCAAACGACCGGTCACATCGTCGAATGGTTGCTGACCGTCACGCCCGATGACCAGTTACAAGACCGACGTCTGGTCGCTGCGGTCGCGTTCCTGCTCCGTTCCATGGGGGCGGATCTGGATCACGATTGGAGCATCGGTCCCAAAGGCCACGCGCTACGATCGCTGGCGATGTATCACCAACGCGTCTACCGCGCTGGCACGCCGTGGGTCCCCGCCGCGGTGGCCGCATCGACGACCCGAGCCCAGAGCCACCGCTAGGACGACGACGCATTGGGCGGTTGGATGATCGTCGGTCAATCGTAGCTACCTTCGCCAGAAGGTGGTCCTTGACATAATCCACGCTCTGGCGAGCGTCGCTACGTCAGAGCGGAAAAGGGGGCAGGTACCAAAAATGCGAAGCACCCTTCGGGCCATTCGTACCTGACCCCTTTTCCGCGGCACCCTCAGCTACGACAGGCGAATAGCCCAAGCACGAAGGGCGAGCGTCACGCGATCGGATTTCGTATATTCAGTGCAAGGGTGTCGCGACACTGCTGCGCCGAATCGACCGTCCACGGGATCAACGATGCAACGTCTCACGCTTCCCCTCTTTTGCCTGGTCTTCGCGTTCGGGTCGACGGATTCGCCAGCGGACCCGCCATCGGGGGCGGAACTTGCCGGCTATGCGATGACGCACGCCGGTGATGTCGCCCGCGGCAAAGCATTGTTCGACGACCAGCGGACCACCCGCTGCAGAACCTGCCATCGCGTCGGCACCTCGGGAGGCCGAGTCGGCCCGGATCTGTCCAAGATCGGCGGCAAGTTCGATCGGATTCACTTGATCGAATCACTGCTCGAACCTTCGCGTCAGATCGTCCAAGGCTACGAAACCAGCGTCGTGTTGACCACCGCCGGCGAAGTCCGCTCCGGTGTGATCACCGGTGAAGACGCGCGGCACGTGACGCTGGATGATTCGGCCGGGAAACAATGGACGATCGCCCGCAGCGACATCGAATCGATTAAACCGAGTGCGACCAGCACGATGCCGGACGATCTCGCCAAGCACCTATCCGAACAGCAATTCACCGATCTGATCGCCTACCTGGAAACACTTCGCACCGGAGTCGGCAACAAATTCGGTTCGGCGACCGTCGGCCCCATCCAGATCCCCGCCGGTTTCCAGATCCAAACACTCGTCACCGGTCTCTCCGGCGCGACCGCGATGGAAGTACTCGACGACGGACGCGTGCTCGTCTGCGAACAAGACGGTCGTGTGCGGGTCGTCAAGGACGGCAAGCTTCTGACACAGCCGATGCTGACCTTGGACGTCGAACACCACTGGGAACGCGGACTGATCGGCGTGACCGTCCACCCCGACTTTCCGGCTTCGAACTGGTTGTACGTCTGCTACGTCGTCGACCAACCGTACACGCATCACCGCGTCAGCCGGTTTCGTGTGCACGGTGATGTCGCCGACCCCGCCAGCGAACAGATCCTGATCGCCGGCGACGACCAGAGCAAATTCGGGGGCAACGTTCCGGCCGGTCATCAAGGCGGCGCGCTGCACTTCGGCCCCGATGGCAAACTGTACATCGCCATCGGCGAGCAGACGGCGAAGCAACCCGCCCAGGACATGCACGCGTTGCAAGGCAAAATCCTGTGCTTGATGGACGACGGTTCGATCCCGCCGGACAACCCCTTCGTCAACACCACCCAAGGCAAGTATCGATCGATCTGGGCACTCGGTTGTCGCAACCCGTTCACCTTTGCCATCGACCGCCGGACCGGGCGAATGTTGATCAACGACGTCGGCGGGAAATTCGAAGAGATCAATCCGGGCGTCGCGGGAACCAATTACGGGTGGCCGAAATACGATCACGGCCCGATCGACAAGCAAGGTTATACCGGGCCGATCCACCGCTACCCCGAAGCTTCGATTTCCGGAGGCGACTTTGCCCCCGATGCGGTGGGCAAAACGTTTGCCGGTCGCTACTTCTTTGCCGACTTTGTGCACGGCTGGGTCCACACCATCGACGCCGATGCCGGTGGAAAGCCCGAGACGTTTGCCAGCGGATTGCGACGCCCGGTGGACCTGCGGTTTTCCGCCGACGGCTCGCTGTACGTCTTGCTGCGCAACGCCTGGGTCGTCGATGATAAATTCCAACGCGACAGCGGTTCGCTGGTGCAAATCCGTCGCCGGTAGGGTCGTGGAGAGACGGGCAAAATATGGGATGGTCAAAAAATGGGAAAACAGATCCACGGTATCCACTCGGCTGGACCGATCGTTTGCAACGGGGGGAGAGTCCCGTCGCTTGCGTCTCATCACGAGCAAACTTGCTGGCCCCCACTTTCTCGTCTCTTATTTCTTGACCATCCCATTTTTTGACCAGTCTCTTCTACCCGAGCTTGTTTGCTCGTTCTTTCCATGTCCCAGCTTCGTCTCGCCACCTACCATGCCGGATTGCGGATCAGCGAGGTGTTCGTTGACGAGCCGGTGGTGATCGGCCGACGGGATCCGCGGAAAGGTGATCCGCCGCCGGTTGCACTGCATCGCACGGCCAAGGAAACGCGGCTCGTGGTGGCGGATTCGCGGCAAAAGGAAATGTCGCGGCAGTGGATGCGGGTGTCGCTGGACGAATCGTTTTCGTTCCAGCTGACGAACTTGCACGATCACTGCCCGGTCGTGATCGTCGACGCGGAGGACATCATGCCGGGACAATCACGTCGCTTCGAGGAGGAAGCGGTGGTCGAGCTCGGTAGCCGATTGACGTTGCAGATCGAGGCCGTTGATGCGTCGGGGTTGGGGTCGGCCAGCTATCGCAGCCTGGAGAGCGTGCCGATGGTCCCCGGGGCACAACCTTACGTCGAACACACCGTCGCGATCGGGCAGTTTGCCCAGTCCGAGGGGCAGGAGGTCAACAAGATGTTGCAGTTGGCGTTGCAGGTCGTTCAGGAATCGGTCGGCAGCAACGCGTTTTTTCAGAAATGTGCCAGTGCCGCAGCGGAGATGGTGGACCTGGATCGGACCGTGGTCTTGTTGCGCGGCGAGACGGCGGAACTGGACCAGCTGCCGGTCGAGTCGGAATTAGACGGCGGTTGGTTCCAGGTGGCACAGCACACGCGGGGGGACAATTTGCTGGGAGGGCATCGTGGACCGATCAGCACGACGTTGTTGAGACGTGTCAGCGAGACCTGTTTGACGGTCATCCATCAACCCAAGACGGGATGGACTGACCGGGCGAATCCAGCCGGCGACGACGACCGCTTCGCGCCCTCGCTGCAAAGCGTCCAGTGCGCCGTCGCCTCGCCGATCCTGAATGCAGACCATCAAGTGATCGGCGTCATCTACGGCGATCGAACCATTTGTGCAACCGGTTCGTTCTCCAGTGGCATCAGCGATATGGAGGCGACACTGATCGAGATCCTGGCCGGCGCGCTGGCCGGCGGCCTGGCTCGCAGAAACCAAGAACGGATCCGCAATTCGCTGGCCGAGTTCTTTTCGCCCAAAGTCGCCGACCAACTCATTTCCGACCCGCAACTGATGGAAGCGAAGGAAATTGATGTGACGGCGCTGTTTTGTGACATTCGAAAGTTCAGCAGCGTGACGGAGAAACTGGGACCGCGAAAAGCGATCGAGTGGATCAATGACGTGATGACCGAGCTCAGCCAGTGCGTGATCGATTCCGATGGCGTGCTGGTCAACTACATGGGGGATGAAGTGTTCGCGATGTGGGGCGCCCCCGGCGACCAACAAGATCACGCCCTGCGAGCGATCGCGTGCGCCAAACGGATGTTGGCAGCGATCGAGGAACTGCGGAGCCGATGGGGCAACGTTCTGCCACAAAAATTCGGCGCCGGCATCGGGATCAATACGGGACTGGCGCTGGTCGGCAATGTCGGATCGCGACAAAAGTTTCAATACGGCCCGCTGGGCAACACCGTCAATCTGAGTTCACGCTTGCAGTCGGCGACCAAGCAGCTCGGTGTCGCCTGCTTGGCGGGTGAATCCACGGTGCGGGCGGCCGGATGCATCGATCAGTCCCGCCGCTTGGCCAAGTTATCGGTCGTCGGAATCGAACACTGCATCGATGTCTACGAGATCACGCTGCGAGCCGACGATCAATGGCAACGACTCAAACGAGAGTACGAGCAAGCACTCGATGATTTCGAGCAACGTCGGCTGACCGACTCCGCGACACGCATCGAATCCCTGGTCGCGGACTACCCGCAAGACGCTCCCAGTCGCGACTTGCGGCGGAGGGTCCGGGCGGAACTGAACCAACCGTCACAAGATTTCAACGCGGTGTTGGAATTGACGCAAAAGTAGGCTGTCGGATCAACTTGCATTTCGCGAAAAAGCGATCAGGAACCGCTGGTGGATCGCCTGGAGGGACCGTCCAGCTTAGGGCGATGCTTTTCTTGCACGTACGATGGCCCTTCCGGGCCGTCGCCCGTGGGGCTCAGCGCGACGACCTAGAAAGGACGTCGTACACCCATCCACCGACCACCTCCGACCCAATCGGCCAGATCATTTGGATTCGTCGCGTTTCGCCTCTGCACTCGTTGCGCAATCCCGTGATCCTCGCCGCCAATTGACGGCTTGGTTGGCAGAGTACAATGGGCAATAGCCCTTGTTCTGCACCAGGCGGGCCATCCAATTCTGCCAAAGGCGATGACGCAAACGCTTATTCACGACCTGCTGTTCATCCTGACCGCAGGTTTGCTAGCCGGTTTGGTCTGTCGCCGGTTGCAGGTCTCGGTGTTGCTCGGCTATCTGGTGGTCGGCGCGCTGCTCGGCCAAGGCGTTCTCGGCTGGGTGCTCGACGAATCTCATCAGCTGGAACACTTCACCGAGGCCGGTGTATTTCTGCTGTTGTTTTCGATCGGGCTGGAGTTTTCACTCGATGACCTGAAGCGATTGGGGGCCAAGTTGTTTATCGGCGGCGCGACCCAGATGTCGCTGGTCGCCGTTCCCGTCACGGCGGTCTTGGTCACCTTGGGGATGGGCTGGCGACCGGCGGTGTTGATCGCGTCGGCCGTCGCCTTCAGTTCGACGGTGCTGGTCTTCAAAGCGCTCACCGAATGGGGGCAATCGCAACGGCCGCACGGTCGCAGCGCCATCGGCATCCTGCTGTTTCAGGACGCCGCTTTGATTCCGCTGCTATTGATGGTTCCGCTGTTGACCGGCGAGGGGGACGCGCCGGGGGTCGACCAGTACGTGTTGCTGGCGACGGTATCGCTGTTGTTCGTGTTGGCGGTGATCGGGCTGCGTTACGTGCTGTCCCATTGGATGATCCCGTTGTTGGCGGGTTACCGAAGTCCCGAACTGGTCATCTTATTCACGGTCGTTTCGCTCGGCGGCGTGACGCTGGCGGCGTATCGGCTCGGTCTGCCGGCGGCGGTAGGCGCGTTCGCGGCGGGGTTGATCTTCAACGGCAACCGCTGGACCAAGCAGATCGACGCGCTGGTGCTGCCGTTTCGCGAAACCTTTGCCGCTGTCTTTTTCGTCGGACTCGGATTGATTTTTGACCCGGCGTTGATCTGGCGAGAACCCTTGACCATGTTGGCCGCCCTGGGCATGGTCATTGTGCTAAAGACGTTGGCCGCGATGGCGGCGCTGATGCTGACCGGAATGACGTTGCAACGTGCCTTGGGGATGGGGATCGGTCTGGCCCATGTCGGTGAATTCGCGTTCGTCTTGGTGTTGTTGGGAGTCGAATCGGGTGTGTTAAGTGAACTCGATTACCAGCGTGTCGTCGCGATCGCCGTGGGATCACTGGTTCTGACGCCTTCGCTCCTGCAATTCGGTTTACGTTTGGTCCGCGATGAAGCCAGTCAAGTCGAATCGGAGCCGGCTGAAGTCGCGGACACGCTGCTCACGCGACTGGCGACCATCATTGGTGCCGGCCCGATCGGCTCGCGAATCGCATCGCAACTGGAAACGATGGGCAAAGATGTTTGTCTGGTCGACCTCAGCCCCGTCAATCTGCATCCATTTTCTCAACTCGGATTTCGCACCGTTGCCGGTGATGCCATTGATCCCCAAATCCTTCAGCGGGCCGAAGTCGCCCACGCGTCCGTCGTCGTCGTGTGCGTCCCCAACGATCAGGTTGCGATCGGCGTGGTCCGCGCGATCCGCAAACTCAATCGACGCGGCAAACTGCTCGTCCGCTGCCGCTACCAAGCCAGCGTCGCCAAGCTGGTTCGAAGCGGTGCCGATGTCGTCGTGACCGAAGAAAACGAGGCCTCCCTGGCGCTGCTACGGGAACTGAATCAATTGGAACATCGCGAATGAAGCCGCTAAGAGCATCCCAAAATCTTCTTACCCTCAACTCTCTCCCAGCTCGCCCCGATCCGCGAATCGGCCCAGAACCGTTTCGGCGTCGCTGACGATTCGCCCGATCACCGTTGCCGCGGACTCGATCGCGGTCACCTGCCCGGCCACTTGGCCGCCGAACATCGCCAGCTTTTCTAACTCGCCCGTCATCGATTTCAAGGGCGAATCGGTGCTCATCCGATAGACCGGACGCCCTTCCTCTTCGGCGATTTGTTCTCGCGGCATGTCTTCGGCGCAGTGCCCGAACGGGTCGTGCTCGTACTCTACCGTGCTTTCGTTCTTGATCACGCGCACCGGGCTGTGCGGCGGCCAATTGATCGCGAACGCATCGGTGTGCAGCGTGTCGGTCGCATCGGCGCTGACGATCCGTTGTTTGTGAACGTCATGGGCGAACGATT containing:
- a CDS encoding cation:proton antiporter domain-containing protein; the encoded protein is MTQTLIHDLLFILTAGLLAGLVCRRLQVSVLLGYLVVGALLGQGVLGWVLDESHQLEHFTEAGVFLLLFSIGLEFSLDDLKRLGAKLFIGGATQMSLVAVPVTAVLVTLGMGWRPAVLIASAVAFSSTVLVFKALTEWGQSQRPHGRSAIGILLFQDAALIPLLLMVPLLTGEGDAPGVDQYVLLATVSLLFVLAVIGLRYVLSHWMIPLLAGYRSPELVILFTVVSLGGVTLAAYRLGLPAAVGAFAAGLIFNGNRWTKQIDALVLPFRETFAAVFFVGLGLIFDPALIWREPLTMLAALGMVIVLKTLAAMAALMLTGMTLQRALGMGIGLAHVGEFAFVLVLLGVESGVLSELDYQRVVAIAVGSLVLTPSLLQFGLRLVRDEASQVESEPAEVADTLLTRLATIIGAGPIGSRIASQLETMGKDVCLVDLSPVNLHPFSQLGFRTVAGDAIDPQILQRAEVAHASVVVVCVPNDQVAIGVVRAIRKLNRRGKLLVRCRYQASVAKLVRSGADVVVTEENEASLALLRELNQLEHRE
- a CDS encoding PQQ-dependent sugar dehydrogenase; translation: MQRLTLPLFCLVFAFGSTDSPADPPSGAELAGYAMTHAGDVARGKALFDDQRTTRCRTCHRVGTSGGRVGPDLSKIGGKFDRIHLIESLLEPSRQIVQGYETSVVLTTAGEVRSGVITGEDARHVTLDDSAGKQWTIARSDIESIKPSATSTMPDDLAKHLSEQQFTDLIAYLETLRTGVGNKFGSATVGPIQIPAGFQIQTLVTGLSGATAMEVLDDGRVLVCEQDGRVRVVKDGKLLTQPMLTLDVEHHWERGLIGVTVHPDFPASNWLYVCYVVDQPYTHHRVSRFRVHGDVADPASEQILIAGDDQSKFGGNVPAGHQGGALHFGPDGKLYIAIGEQTAKQPAQDMHALQGKILCLMDDGSIPPDNPFVNTTQGKYRSIWALGCRNPFTFAIDRRTGRMLINDVGGKFEEINPGVAGTNYGWPKYDHGPIDKQGYTGPIHRYPEASISGGDFAPDAVGKTFAGRYFFADFVHGWVHTIDADAGGKPETFASGLRRPVDLRFSADGSLYVLLRNAWVVDDKFQRDSGSLVQIRRR
- a CDS encoding adenylate/guanylate cyclase domain-containing protein yields the protein MSQLRLATYHAGLRISEVFVDEPVVIGRRDPRKGDPPPVALHRTAKETRLVVADSRQKEMSRQWMRVSLDESFSFQLTNLHDHCPVVIVDAEDIMPGQSRRFEEEAVVELGSRLTLQIEAVDASGLGSASYRSLESVPMVPGAQPYVEHTVAIGQFAQSEGQEVNKMLQLALQVVQESVGSNAFFQKCASAAAEMVDLDRTVVLLRGETAELDQLPVESELDGGWFQVAQHTRGDNLLGGHRGPISTTLLRRVSETCLTVIHQPKTGWTDRANPAGDDDRFAPSLQSVQCAVASPILNADHQVIGVIYGDRTICATGSFSSGISDMEATLIEILAGALAGGLARRNQERIRNSLAEFFSPKVADQLISDPQLMEAKEIDVTALFCDIRKFSSVTEKLGPRKAIEWINDVMTELSQCVIDSDGVLVNYMGDEVFAMWGAPGDQQDHALRAIACAKRMLAAIEELRSRWGNVLPQKFGAGIGINTGLALVGNVGSRQKFQYGPLGNTVNLSSRLQSATKQLGVACLAGESTVRAAGCIDQSRRLAKLSVVGIEHCIDVYEITLRADDQWQRLKREYEQALDDFEQRRLTDSATRIESLVADYPQDAPSRDLRRRVRAELNQPSQDFNAVLELTQK